The following proteins are co-located in the Brevibacillus laterosporus DSM 25 genome:
- the panD gene encoding aspartate 1-decarboxylase, with protein MFRTMMTAKIHRATVTEANLNYVGSITIDKDILDALDLLPNEKVQIVNNNNGARLETYIIEGEPGSGVICLNGAAARLVQPGDVVIIIAYAMMTDEQARKHKPKVAIMDEHNKIAQLLAEEVHATIL; from the coding sequence ATGTTTCGTACAATGATGACTGCTAAAATTCACCGTGCTACTGTGACGGAAGCGAATTTAAATTATGTAGGTAGCATAACAATTGATAAAGATATTCTGGACGCACTTGATTTATTACCAAATGAGAAAGTTCAGATTGTAAATAATAATAATGGCGCACGTTTAGAAACGTACATTATTGAAGGTGAACCAGGCAGTGGTGTTATTTGCTTAAATGGAGCAGCAGCAAGACTTGTCCAACCAGGGGATGTGGTTATCATCATTGCATATGCGATGATGACAGATGAACAGGCACGCAAGCATAAGCCTAAGGTAGCCATTATGGACGAGCATAATAAAATCGCTCAATTATTAGCGGAAGAAGTTCACGCTACTATTCTATAG
- a CDS encoding tetratricopeptide repeat protein: MFIEDWFEDLYQKVDRIEKEWATASTEKQEHLIRQLKELRTCSDQVIDLWLKYEEKLNEAIRMIKQASDVTISTEESLDEENQKLSKVQQPLLFSTLLEEEQPQKEQQSELFVKAEGFYHLRLYEQSKQHFASFLEQAPDWESGRLYYAYSLYYCCDHELALKEFRLLTRTAVSPKVVSISYNALGCMYVQEQKWLEAIQAFEMALSVRPEYTESRYNLAICYLEQGDTEKTMKICEQLLAEHDQDWEVQVLYLRAVRQLFAHYPQKDIERMLKMYDPNRNLDTPTLWELAMLAEQAGFYKHALSCYKFLLERQPLDAGLWHAIAWNKWLLDGPKQAMPALKKALTLAPEHPDYLFSYGWMQLATGEITSARIAFSKILHATENHHLGLLGLIYAHEGEGAYDQAKGIATTLIQKQDQYSQMLGHYQLGKLSLQQGNQLEASQYLEKARSYSDVIPEVNQWWEKCKNTEDHVQVNSQIAGISTSTAEW, translated from the coding sequence GTGTTTATTGAGGATTGGTTTGAGGACTTATATCAAAAAGTGGATCGCATTGAAAAAGAATGGGCTACGGCTTCAACGGAAAAGCAAGAACATCTAATACGACAACTAAAAGAACTCCGAACATGTAGTGACCAGGTTATTGATCTGTGGCTAAAATATGAAGAAAAGCTAAACGAAGCAATTCGGATGATTAAGCAAGCAAGCGATGTAACCATTTCTACTGAAGAAAGTTTGGATGAAGAGAATCAAAAGCTGTCAAAAGTACAGCAACCACTTTTATTCTCTACTCTGCTTGAAGAAGAGCAGCCACAAAAAGAGCAACAGAGTGAGTTATTTGTAAAGGCAGAAGGATTTTACCATCTACGATTATATGAGCAATCCAAACAGCACTTCGCCTCTTTCTTGGAACAAGCGCCTGATTGGGAAAGTGGACGTCTCTATTATGCCTACAGTCTATACTACTGTTGTGATCATGAACTCGCTTTAAAAGAATTTCGATTGTTGACACGAACGGCTGTTTCCCCTAAAGTTGTTTCCATCAGTTACAATGCTTTAGGGTGCATGTATGTACAGGAACAAAAGTGGTTAGAAGCCATACAGGCGTTTGAGATGGCATTATCCGTTCGTCCTGAATATACGGAGAGTAGATACAATCTAGCCATCTGTTATTTGGAGCAGGGAGACACGGAAAAAACAATGAAAATATGCGAGCAGCTATTAGCCGAACATGATCAGGATTGGGAAGTACAAGTTCTCTATTTACGTGCTGTTCGTCAATTATTTGCTCATTATCCACAAAAAGATATAGAGAGAATGCTAAAAATGTATGATCCGAATCGAAATCTGGATACGCCAACTTTATGGGAATTGGCTATGCTAGCAGAACAAGCTGGATTCTATAAGCACGCACTCAGTTGCTACAAGTTTCTTTTGGAACGTCAACCATTAGATGCAGGGCTTTGGCATGCGATTGCTTGGAACAAGTGGTTATTAGATGGACCAAAGCAAGCGATGCCTGCATTAAAAAAAGCACTAACGCTGGCACCTGAACATCCTGATTATTTATTTTCATACGGTTGGATGCAACTCGCAACAGGTGAAATTACTTCAGCTCGGATCGCTTTTTCAAAAATATTACATGCAACTGAGAATCATCATCTTGGCTTGCTGGGATTAATTTACGCTCATGAAGGAGAAGGAGCTTATGATCAAGCCAAAGGTATAGCTACTACACTTATTCAAAAACAGGATCAGTACTCGCAGATGCTAGGGCATTATCAACTGGGAAAATTATCTCTTCAACAAGGGAATCAGCTGGAAGCAAGTCAATATTTAGAGAAAGCACGCTCCTATAGCGATGTGATTCCAGAGGTTAATCAATGGTGGGAGAAATGTAAGAATACGGAGGACCATGTGCAGGTTAATAGTCAGATAGCAGGAATTTCGACATCAACTGCCGAATGGTAA
- the panC gene encoding pantoate--beta-alanine ligase, translating to MITISTIKELREALSVHKRAGKTIGFVPTMGYLHDGHLSLVEQAKSESDVVVMSIFVNPLQFGPNEDFSVYPRDLARDQKLAQDAGVHYLFTPSVEEMYPRPMLTNVSVQNITEALCGLSRPGHFDGVATVVTKLFNIVGADKAFFGQKDAQQVAVVEQMVADLQIPVQIVPCPIYREKDGLAMSSRNVFLSKEERLQALILYKSLSRTEQMIANQQRDVAVLSNEVRNLIQSQPLAEIDYVEVKRYPEMSDIEILKTGDRILIALAVKFGRTRLIDNVILTVVD from the coding sequence ATGATCACGATTAGCACCATCAAAGAACTACGTGAAGCGCTTTCTGTGCATAAGAGGGCAGGGAAAACAATTGGATTTGTACCAACGATGGGTTATTTACATGATGGACACCTCAGTTTGGTAGAGCAAGCAAAAAGCGAATCAGATGTAGTAGTTATGAGCATTTTTGTTAACCCACTGCAATTTGGTCCAAATGAGGATTTTTCCGTTTATCCGCGCGATTTAGCCCGTGATCAGAAATTAGCACAGGATGCAGGAGTGCACTATCTATTCACTCCTTCTGTAGAGGAAATGTACCCACGCCCTATGCTGACAAATGTTTCTGTGCAAAACATTACGGAAGCACTGTGTGGGTTATCGCGACCGGGACATTTTGATGGGGTTGCGACAGTAGTCACGAAGCTATTTAATATTGTGGGTGCTGATAAAGCCTTCTTTGGCCAAAAAGATGCTCAACAGGTAGCTGTCGTTGAACAAATGGTTGCTGATTTACAAATACCTGTACAGATCGTTCCATGTCCCATTTATCGAGAAAAAGATGGATTGGCAATGAGTTCACGTAATGTGTTTCTTTCAAAAGAGGAGCGATTACAAGCATTAATACTCTACAAAAGCTTGTCTCGTACAGAACAGATGATTGCGAATCAGCAAAGAGACGTGGCAGTTCTTAGTAACGAAGTTCGCAATCTCATCCAAAGTCAACCTTTGGCAGAAATAGATTATGTAGAAGTGAAACGTTATCCTGAGATGAGTGACATAGAAATTCTAAAAACTGGGGATAGAATTTTAATTGCTCTAGCAGTAAAATTTGGTCGTACTCGTTTAATTGATAACGTAATACTTACGGTCGTCGATTAA